A region of Diospyros lotus cultivar Yz01 chromosome 3, ASM1463336v1, whole genome shotgun sequence DNA encodes the following proteins:
- the LOC127796675 gene encoding asparagine--tRNA ligase, cytoplasmic 2-like yields the protein MASGLALAETPLPLSPYSARVILKTILGRDDRGSGLAGQRAVIGGWVKSSKEEQPEPEPQPEAEAPATGGLVQGRQEPSCTQILQSRIPLFRSIIKVFGTRPPPVREKSVSPVPKRPPPPPTAILQVSDGSCVANLQVVVESSVTTLSKIIPSGTCILVEGVLQQPVAKGRHAIELKAEKIMHLGVVEQKYPLLIKRLPLENLRDFPHFRPRTTTAASVTRIHSALAQAARTYFMKNGFLYVQVPIITNTDGDGVSKKFHVVTFAPKKEVKTVDDAGGVRLETVKSSIEEKQKVIKELKRSESNKETLAVAMEDLKITKELVALLEATEKSKSGASFDAGRMDFEDLFSGNAYLTGSGRLHLESYACALGNVYSFGPRFSAEKSESKKHLAEMWMIEVEMAFSNLEDAMTHATNFLTSICQSAMENCDEDMKFLLKRVDRSIVTRLQTTRSAPFQRITYAEAVHALKEAKYSKFETKPELGVPLTEEQESYLADEAYGNPIIIHTYPKEAKPFYVRLNKDEKTVAAFDVIVPKAGALIRGSQNEERLDVLTTRIKEAGLAKEQYDWYLDLRRYGTVEHSGYSMAFDLLVQFATGLNDVRDVVPFPRTHGRIIN from the exons ATGGCGTCAGGACTAGCTCTTGCCGAAACCCCCCTGCCCCTTTCCCCTTACTCCGCCAGGGTAATCTTGAAAACCATATTGGGTCGCGACGATCGCGGGTCGGGGTTGGCTGGCCAGCGAGCGGTCATCGGCGGTTGGGTTAAGTCCTCCAAGGAGGAGCAGCCGGAGCCGGAGCCGCAGCCCGAGGCCGAGGCTCCGGCGACGGGTGGGCTAGTGCAGGGGCGTCAGGAGCCCAGCTGCACACAGATCCTTCAGTCTCGAATACCTCTCTTTCGATCGATCATAAAAGTCTTCGGGACTCGCCCCCCACCTGTTCGTGAAAAGTCCGTTTCTCCCGTTCCTAAGCGGCCGCCGCCGCCACCCACTGCGATTTTGCAAGTTAGCGATGGTTCTTGCGTTGCAAATCTTCAG GTTGTAGTGGAATCATCAGTTACAACTCTGAGCAAAATCATCCCTTCTGGAACTTGTATTTTAGTAGAAGGAGTATTGCAGCAACCTGTGGCAAAGGGAAGGCATGCTATTGAGCTCAAGGCAGAGAAAATCATGCATCTTGGGGTAGTAGAACAGAAGTACCCATTATTGATAAAGCGATTACCACTGGAAAATTTAAGGGATTTTCCCCATTTTCGACCTAGAACAACTACA GCTGCATCTGTTACACGAATTCATAGTGCCTTGGCTCAAGCTGCTCGCACCTACTTCATGAAAAATGGGTTCCTTTATGTGCAAGTGCCTATAATCACAAACACAGATGGTGACGGGGTTAGCAAGAAGTTCCATGTCGTAACTTTTGCACCAAAAAAGGAGGTCAAGACAGTGGATGATGCTGGAGGAGTCAGGCTTGAAACTGTCAAGTCTTCAATCGAGGAAAAACAAAAAGTGATCAAAGAGCTCAAGAGAAGTGAAAGCAACAAGGAAACACTGGCTGTTGCCATGGAGGATCTTAAAATTacaaaagagctagtggcacTGTTGGAAGCAACAGAGAAGTCCAAGTCTGGAGCTTCATTTGATGCTGGAAGGATGGACTTTGAAGATTTATTCTCTGGCAACGCTTATCTGACTGGTTCTGGTCGCCTTCATCTTGAGAGCTATGCTTGCGCCCTTGGAAATGTGTACTCCTTTGGGCCCAGATTTAGCGCTGAGAAATCAGAGTCCAAAAAACATTTGGCAGAGATGTGGATGATTGAAGTTGAAATGGCTTTCTCAAATTTAGAG GATGCTATGACCCATGCAACAAACTTCTTAACGTCCATCTGCCAATCAGCTATGGAAAATTGTGACGAGGATATGAAATTTCTCTTAAAACGAGTTGATCGATCCATTGTTACTCGCCTCCAAACAACCAGATCAGCACCATTCCAAAGGATAACCTATGCAGAAGCAGTGCATGCGTTGAAGGAG GCCAAATATtcgaaatttgaaacaaaacccGAATTGGGTGTCCCCCTAACTGAAGAACAGGAAAG TTACCTGGCTGATGAAGCCTACGGAAACCCCATTATTATACACACTTATCCGAAAGAAGCTAAGCCATTTTACGTGCGTCTGAATAAAGACGAGAAAACTGTTGCTGCATTCGACGTGATTGTACCAAAG GCTGGAGCATTGATCAGAGGTAGCCAAAATGAGGAACGCCTCGATGTCCTAACCACAAG GATTAAAGAAGCAGGCCTGGCAAAGGAGCAGTATGACTGGTACCTAGATCTTCGAAGGTACGGAACTGTGGAGCACTCTGGCTACAGTATGGCCTTCGACCTGCTGGTTCAGTTTGCGACGGGCCTGAACGATGTCAGAGATGTCGTCCCTTTCCCGAGGACTCACGGCAGAATCATCAACTGA
- the LOC127796677 gene encoding ras-related protein RABA5b-like gives MEKGEEGGEEYLFKIVVIGDSAVGKSNLLSRFARDEFDLHSKATVGVEFQTQVVAVDGKEVKAQVWDTAGQERFRAVTSAYYRGAVGALIVYDISRRSTFDSIKRWLDELNTHCDTTVARMLVGNKSDLEDIRDVSMEEGKSLAEEEGLFFIETSALNSTNVKTAFEIVIREIYQNVSRKVLSSESYKAELSVNRVSLVNDSSKHNKGALSCCST, from the exons ATGGAGAAGGGAGAGGAAGGAGGAGAGGAGTACCTGTTCAAGATAGTGGTGATCGGCGACTCTGCCGTGGGCAAGTCCAACTTGCTTTCCCGCTTCGCCCGAGACGAGTTCGATTTGCACTCCAAGGCCACCGTCGGCGTCGAGTTCCAGACGCAGGTCGTCGCCGTCGACGGCAAGGAGGTCAAGGCGCAGGTCTGGGACACTGCCGGCCAGGAGCGCTTCCGCGCCGTCACCTCCGCTTACTACCGAGGCGCCGTCGGCGCTCTCATCGTCTACGACATCTCCCGCCGCTCTACCTTCGATAGCATCAAACGCTGGCTGGATGAGCTCAACA CTCATTGTGACACCACGGTAGCAAGAATGCTGGTTGGAAACAAGTCTGATTTAGAGGACATTAGAGATGTGTCCATGGAGGAAGGCAAAAGCCTGGCCGAAGAAGAAGGGTTGTTCTTCATCGAGACCTCTGCTCTGAACTCTACCAATGTCAAGACAGCTTTCGAGATTGTTATCCGCGAAATCTACCAAAATGTTAGCCGGAAAGTGTTGAGCTCTGAGTCCTACAAGGCTGAGCTATCCGTCAATCGTGTTAGCCTGGTTAATGACTCGTCCAAGCACAATAAGGGAGCTCTATCTTGCTGTTCAACTTGA